The Catharus ustulatus isolate bCatUst1 chromosome 16, bCatUst1.pri.v2, whole genome shotgun sequence genome window below encodes:
- the MRTFB gene encoding myocardin-related transcription factor B isoform X3: MEPAGPADGEDELGPPARLAPSPHSEAVAHELRGLSLQPSPCLPPLTERKNVLQLRLQQRRTREQLVDQGIMPPLKSPAAFHEQIKSLERARTENFLKHKIRSRPDRSELVRMHILEETFAEPSLQATQMKLKRARLADDLNEKIAQRPGPMELVEKNILPVDSSVKEAIIAVGQENYPQALDDFSFDEDSSDALSPDQPASQESQGSAASPGEPKPSDSPSPITPNAATSTQYPPLTSPVPEFLKTPSTIEQHVTRSTAATTLTTTTVSAAKPGPTLVKQSHPKNPNDKHRSKKCKEPKPRVKKLKYHQYIPPDQKGEKNEPQMDSNYARLLQQQQLFLQLQILSQQQQHYNYQTILPAPLKPLNDKQSNNGNSPLNTLNNSTPTSAASSPRQNSNVPSRKPGPLPSSLDDLKVAELKMELKLRGLPVSGTKTDLIERLKTYQDLNNNGVATSTSVTVTTSSGATEKTSTAAGSKAVNSENISSPLPISPSPSEQSSLSTDDTSMADTFPEMTMMSPSQFLSTSPLRASTNEDNQNRGSGSISTMEFDVAEKDRKLQEKEKQIEELKRKLEQEQKLVEVLKMQLEVEKRGQQQQSQTFGNSAALEQKQFSAAVKEETAPADCSSTSQSVPVASHSLGQSVYTAGQNPVAKKAVVIKQEIPVAKAEPQNAISQFYVSPQRQPQTAVVAQPQALLTTQGTAQLLLPLSIQAPNAATAVQLPVGNIKLQAQSQAGVQTPSQIPAPISSSGLVQTAPQMHTPQSKQNTITQHALGQTQQIRKVFPPATSNAVFSYQTAPVSTPSQSFINKTSNSNIHPGGNQVPSVQNGPAAPNKPGSPSQAQPFIVQQPLFNNTVSKTKDPPRYEEAIKQTRNIQPSQREISSAHSQQMDDLFDILIKSGEISLPIKEEPSPISKMRPVTANITTMPVNTVISRPPPQIQMAPPPVSLEPTTSLSISLENQLEALLDGTLPSGNEIPQLTSSNEDRESFSLIEDLQNDLLNHSSILDHSHSPMETSDPQFTANNSCLSLDLPDTNLDNMEWLDITMPSSSSGLTPLSSAAPSVFSTDFLDPQDLQLHWD; encoded by the exons taCTTCAGCTGAGGCTGCAACAGAGACGGACACGAGAACAGCTGGTGGACCAGGGCATCATGCCAC CTTTGAAAAGCCCAGCTGCATTCCATGAGCAGATAAAGAGCCTGGAGCGAGCCAGG ACTGAGAATTTCTTGAAGCACAAGATCCGGAGCAGGCCGGACCGCTCGGAGCTGGTCAGAATGCACATCCTGGAAG AGACCTTTGCAGAGCCTTCTCTGCAGGCCACTCAGATGAAACTGAAGAGAGCTCGGTTGGCAGATGATCTGAATGAGAAGATTGCTCAGAGACCTGGCCCTATGGAACtggtagaaaaaaatattcttcctgtAGACTCCAGTGTTAAAGAAGCCATTATAG CAGTTGGACAAGAGAATTACCCTCAAGCTTTGGATGATTTCTCCTTTGATGAAGACAGCAGTGATGCTTTATCACCAGATCAACCAGCCAGCCAAGAATCACAGGGTTCAGCAGCTTCCCCTGGTGAGCCAAAACCAAGTGACTCACCCTCACCTATAACCCCAAATGCTGCTACATCAACACAG tATCCACCTTTAACCTCTCCAGTTCCTGAATTCCTCAAAACTCCCTCTACAATCGAACAGCACGTGACTCGTTCCACTGCTGCAACCACCTTGACCACAACCACTGTATCAGCAGCAAAGCCTGGGCCAACGTTAGTCAAG CAAAGCCACCCAAAGAACCCAAATGATAAACATCGGAGCAAGAAATGTAAAGAGCCTAAACCAAGGGTGAAAAAATTGAAGTACCATCAATATATTCCACCTGATCAGAAAGGTGAGAAAAATGAGCCACAGATGGACTCCAACTATGCTCGTCTGCTACAACAGCAGCAACTGTTTTTGCAGCTGCAGATCCTGAGCCAACAGCAACAACACTACAACTACCAGACAATTCTACCTGCACCGCTGAA GCCACTGAATGACAAACAGAGCAACAATGGGAATTCACCACTGAATACTTTGAACAACAGCACACCAACATCAGCTGCCAGCTCACCAAGACAGAACAGTAATGTTCCTAGCAGGAAGCCAGGTCCTCTACCTTCAAGCTTGGATGACTTGAAG gtaGCAGAGCTTAAAATGGAATTGAAACTGAGGGGATTACCAGTGTCTGGAACAAAAACAGATCTTATTGAGCGTCTGAAAACCTATCAAGATCTTAACAACAATGGGGTTGCTACAAGTACCTCTGTGACAGTGACCACTTCTAGTGGGGCCACAG AAAAAACATCtactgcagctggcagcaaagCAGTAAATAGTGAAAACATCAGCTCTCCCTTGCCTATATCCCCCTCTCCTTCCGAACAGTCGAGCCTAAGCACAGATGATACGAGTATGGCAGACACTTTCCCAGAAATGACCATGATGTCACCCTCCCAGTTCCTAAGTACTTCACCTCTGAGAGCAAGTACAAACGAGGATAATCAGAATCGCGGCAGTGGAAGCATCTCAACCATGGAGTTTGATGTAGCAGAAAAAGACCGCAAgcttcaagaaaaagaaaaacagattgaaGAGCTCAAAAGAAAACTGGAACAAGAGCAAAAACTTGTGGAAGTATTGAAAATGCAACTTGAGGTTGAAAAACGGGGACAACAGCAACAGTCTCAGACTTTTGGTAACTCAGCTGCTTTGGAACAGAAGCagttcagtgctgctgtcaaaGAGGAAACTGCTCCTGCTGACTGCTCAAGTACAAGTCAATCTGTACCTGTAGCCAGCCATTCCTTAGGGCAGTCAGTGTACACTGCTGGCCAGAATCCAGTTGCCAAAAAGGCGGTTGTTATCAAGCAGGAGATACCTGTGGCCAAAGCAGAACCTCAGAATGCCATTTCTCAGTTTTATGTTAGTCCACAGAGGCAGCCACAAACTGCAGTTGTTGCCCAGCCTCAAGCTTTATTAACTACCCAAGGAACTGCCCAGCTACTGCTCCCATTGTCTATCCAGGCACCGAATGCTGCTACTGCAGTGCAGTTACCAGTTGGAAATATCAAGTTGCAG GCTCAATCACAAGCTGGAGTACAGACCCCATCACAAATACCTGCTCCTATTTCTTCCTCTGGCCTGGTGCAGACAGCACCTCAGATGCATACTCcacaatcaaaacaaaacaccatcACGCAGCATGCACTTGGTCAGACCCAACAAATCAGAAAG GTTTTTCCACCTGCCACATcaaatgcagtattttcctATCAGACTGCACCAGTTTCAACACCTTCACAAtcttttattaataaaacatcAAATTCTAACATTCACCCTGGTGGTAATCAGGTCCCCTCTGTGCAGAATGGACCTGCTGCTCCCAACAAG CCTGGGTCCCCATCTCAAGCCCAGCCTTTCATTGTGCAGCAGCCCCTCTTCAACAACACAGTGTCCAAGACAAAAGATCCTCCTCGCTATGAAGAGGCCATAAAACAGACCCGCAATATCCAGCCATCCCAGCGTGAG ATTTCCAGTGCACACAGTCAGCAGATGGATGATCTTTTTGATATTCTCATCAAGAGTGGAG agaTTTCCCTTCCAATAAAAGAAGAACCATCTCCCATATCTAAAATGAGACCAGTAACAGCCAACATCACTACAATGCCAGTGAACACAGTGATATCCCGTCCACCCCCACAGATCCAAATGGCCCCTCCTCCTGTGTCCTTAGAACCAACAACCAGCTTGTCTATAAGTTTGGAAAACCAGCTTGAAGCCCTCTTGGATGGAACTTTACCATCAGGTAATGAAATTCCTCAACTGACAAGCAGTAATGAGGACAGAGAGTCATTTTCTTTAATTGAAGACCTCCAGAATGATCTGCTTAATCACTCCAGCATTTTGGATCACTCTCATTCACCCATGGAAACATCTGACCCACAGTTTACTGCTAATAATTCTTGTCTGTCTCTTGACCTTCCCGATACAAATTTGGACAATATGGAATGGCTGGACATCACAATGCCCAGCTCCTCATCTGGACTCACCCCTCTCAGTTCTGCTGCCCCGAGCGTGTTTTCCACTGACTTTCTAGATCCACAGGATCTACAGTTGCACTGGGATTAA
- the MRTFB gene encoding myocardin-related transcription factor B isoform X4 translates to MEPAGPADGEDELGPPARLAPSPHSEAVAHELRGLSLQPSPCLPPLTERKNVLQLRLQQRRTREQLVDQGIMPPLKSPAAFHEQIKSLERARTENFLKHKIRSRPDRSELVRMHILEETFAEPSLQATQMKLKRARLADDLNEKIAQRPGPMELVEKNILPVDSSVKEAIIAVGQENYPQALDDFSFDEDSSDALSPDQPASQESQGSAASPGEPKPSDSPSPITPNAATSTQYPPLTSPVPEFLKTPSTIEQHVTRSTAATTLTTTTVSAAKPGPTLVKQSHPKNPNDKHRSKKCKEPKPRVKKLKYHQYIPPDQKGEKNEPQMDSNYARLLQQQQLFLQLQILSQQQQHYNYQTILPAPLKPLNDKQSNNGNSPLNTLNNSTPTSAASSPRQNSNVPSRKPGPLPSSLDDLKVAELKMELKLRGLPVSGTKTDLIERLKTYQDLNNNGVATSTSVTVTTSSGATGNTGEVTVAFPVATLNKPGTNTVSTFPPEKTSTAAGSKAVNSENISSPLPISPSPSEQSSLSTDDTSMADTFPEMTMMSPSQFLSTSPLRASTNEDNQNRGSGSISTMEFDVAEKDRKLQEKEKQIEELKRKLEQEQKLVEVLKMQLEVEKRGQQQQSQTFGNSAALEQKQFSAAVKEETAPADCSSTSQSVPVASHSLGQSVYTAGQNPVAKKAVVIKQEIPVAKAEPQNAISQFYVSPQRQPQTAVVAQPQALLTTQGTAQLLLPLSIQAPNAATAVQLPVGNIKLQVFPPATSNAVFSYQTAPVSTPSQSFINKTSNSNIHPGGNQVPSVQNGPAAPNKPGSPSQAQPFIVQQPLFNNTVSKTKDPPRYEEAIKQTRNIQPSQREISSAHSQQMDDLFDILIKSGEISLPIKEEPSPISKMRPVTANITTMPVNTVISRPPPQIQMAPPPVSLEPTTSLSISLENQLEALLDGTLPSGNEIPQLTSSNEDRESFSLIEDLQNDLLNHSSILDHSHSPMETSDPQFTANNSCLSLDLPDTNLDNMEWLDITMPSSSSGLTPLSSAAPSVFSTDFLDPQDLQLHWD, encoded by the exons taCTTCAGCTGAGGCTGCAACAGAGACGGACACGAGAACAGCTGGTGGACCAGGGCATCATGCCAC CTTTGAAAAGCCCAGCTGCATTCCATGAGCAGATAAAGAGCCTGGAGCGAGCCAGG ACTGAGAATTTCTTGAAGCACAAGATCCGGAGCAGGCCGGACCGCTCGGAGCTGGTCAGAATGCACATCCTGGAAG AGACCTTTGCAGAGCCTTCTCTGCAGGCCACTCAGATGAAACTGAAGAGAGCTCGGTTGGCAGATGATCTGAATGAGAAGATTGCTCAGAGACCTGGCCCTATGGAACtggtagaaaaaaatattcttcctgtAGACTCCAGTGTTAAAGAAGCCATTATAG CAGTTGGACAAGAGAATTACCCTCAAGCTTTGGATGATTTCTCCTTTGATGAAGACAGCAGTGATGCTTTATCACCAGATCAACCAGCCAGCCAAGAATCACAGGGTTCAGCAGCTTCCCCTGGTGAGCCAAAACCAAGTGACTCACCCTCACCTATAACCCCAAATGCTGCTACATCAACACAG tATCCACCTTTAACCTCTCCAGTTCCTGAATTCCTCAAAACTCCCTCTACAATCGAACAGCACGTGACTCGTTCCACTGCTGCAACCACCTTGACCACAACCACTGTATCAGCAGCAAAGCCTGGGCCAACGTTAGTCAAG CAAAGCCACCCAAAGAACCCAAATGATAAACATCGGAGCAAGAAATGTAAAGAGCCTAAACCAAGGGTGAAAAAATTGAAGTACCATCAATATATTCCACCTGATCAGAAAGGTGAGAAAAATGAGCCACAGATGGACTCCAACTATGCTCGTCTGCTACAACAGCAGCAACTGTTTTTGCAGCTGCAGATCCTGAGCCAACAGCAACAACACTACAACTACCAGACAATTCTACCTGCACCGCTGAA GCCACTGAATGACAAACAGAGCAACAATGGGAATTCACCACTGAATACTTTGAACAACAGCACACCAACATCAGCTGCCAGCTCACCAAGACAGAACAGTAATGTTCCTAGCAGGAAGCCAGGTCCTCTACCTTCAAGCTTGGATGACTTGAAG gtaGCAGAGCTTAAAATGGAATTGAAACTGAGGGGATTACCAGTGTCTGGAACAAAAACAGATCTTATTGAGCGTCTGAAAACCTATCAAGATCTTAACAACAATGGGGTTGCTACAAGTACCTCTGTGACAGTGACCACTTCTAGTGGGGCCACAGGTAACACTGGGGAAGTGACTGTGGCATTTCCTGTTGCAACACTAAATAAACCAGGCACTAATACAGTGTCCACCTTCCCTCCAGAAAAAACATCtactgcagctggcagcaaagCAGTAAATAGTGAAAACATCAGCTCTCCCTTGCCTATATCCCCCTCTCCTTCCGAACAGTCGAGCCTAAGCACAGATGATACGAGTATGGCAGACACTTTCCCAGAAATGACCATGATGTCACCCTCCCAGTTCCTAAGTACTTCACCTCTGAGAGCAAGTACAAACGAGGATAATCAGAATCGCGGCAGTGGAAGCATCTCAACCATGGAGTTTGATGTAGCAGAAAAAGACCGCAAgcttcaagaaaaagaaaaacagattgaaGAGCTCAAAAGAAAACTGGAACAAGAGCAAAAACTTGTGGAAGTATTGAAAATGCAACTTGAGGTTGAAAAACGGGGACAACAGCAACAGTCTCAGACTTTTGGTAACTCAGCTGCTTTGGAACAGAAGCagttcagtgctgctgtcaaaGAGGAAACTGCTCCTGCTGACTGCTCAAGTACAAGTCAATCTGTACCTGTAGCCAGCCATTCCTTAGGGCAGTCAGTGTACACTGCTGGCCAGAATCCAGTTGCCAAAAAGGCGGTTGTTATCAAGCAGGAGATACCTGTGGCCAAAGCAGAACCTCAGAATGCCATTTCTCAGTTTTATGTTAGTCCACAGAGGCAGCCACAAACTGCAGTTGTTGCCCAGCCTCAAGCTTTATTAACTACCCAAGGAACTGCCCAGCTACTGCTCCCATTGTCTATCCAGGCACCGAATGCTGCTACTGCAGTGCAGTTACCAGTTGGAAATATCAAGTTGCAG GTTTTTCCACCTGCCACATcaaatgcagtattttcctATCAGACTGCACCAGTTTCAACACCTTCACAAtcttttattaataaaacatcAAATTCTAACATTCACCCTGGTGGTAATCAGGTCCCCTCTGTGCAGAATGGACCTGCTGCTCCCAACAAG CCTGGGTCCCCATCTCAAGCCCAGCCTTTCATTGTGCAGCAGCCCCTCTTCAACAACACAGTGTCCAAGACAAAAGATCCTCCTCGCTATGAAGAGGCCATAAAACAGACCCGCAATATCCAGCCATCCCAGCGTGAG ATTTCCAGTGCACACAGTCAGCAGATGGATGATCTTTTTGATATTCTCATCAAGAGTGGAG agaTTTCCCTTCCAATAAAAGAAGAACCATCTCCCATATCTAAAATGAGACCAGTAACAGCCAACATCACTACAATGCCAGTGAACACAGTGATATCCCGTCCACCCCCACAGATCCAAATGGCCCCTCCTCCTGTGTCCTTAGAACCAACAACCAGCTTGTCTATAAGTTTGGAAAACCAGCTTGAAGCCCTCTTGGATGGAACTTTACCATCAGGTAATGAAATTCCTCAACTGACAAGCAGTAATGAGGACAGAGAGTCATTTTCTTTAATTGAAGACCTCCAGAATGATCTGCTTAATCACTCCAGCATTTTGGATCACTCTCATTCACCCATGGAAACATCTGACCCACAGTTTACTGCTAATAATTCTTGTCTGTCTCTTGACCTTCCCGATACAAATTTGGACAATATGGAATGGCTGGACATCACAATGCCCAGCTCCTCATCTGGACTCACCCCTCTCAGTTCTGCTGCCCCGAGCGTGTTTTCCACTGACTTTCTAGATCCACAGGATCTACAGTTGCACTGGGATTAA
- the MRTFB gene encoding myocardin-related transcription factor B isoform X1, whose amino-acid sequence MEPAGPADGEDELGPPARLAPSPHSEAVAHELRGLSLQPSPCLPPLTERKNVLQLRLQQRRTREQLVDQGIMPPLKSPAAFHEQIKSLERARTENFLKHKIRSRPDRSELVRMHILEETFAEPSLQATQMKLKRARLADDLNEKIAQRPGPMELVEKNILPVDSSVKEAIIAVGQENYPQALDDFSFDEDSSDALSPDQPASQESQGSAASPGEPKPSDSPSPITPNAATSTQYPPLTSPVPEFLKTPSTIEQHVTRSTAATTLTTTTVSAAKPGPTLVKQSHPKNPNDKHRSKKCKEPKPRVKKLKYHQYIPPDQKGEKNEPQMDSNYARLLQQQQLFLQLQILSQQQQHYNYQTILPAPLKPLNDKQSNNGNSPLNTLNNSTPTSAASSPRQNSNVPSRKPGPLPSSLDDLKVAELKMELKLRGLPVSGTKTDLIERLKTYQDLNNNGVATSTSVTVTTSSGATGNTGEVTVAFPVATLNKPGTNTVSTFPPEKTSTAAGSKAVNSENISSPLPISPSPSEQSSLSTDDTSMADTFPEMTMMSPSQFLSTSPLRASTNEDNQNRGSGSISTMEFDVAEKDRKLQEKEKQIEELKRKLEQEQKLVEVLKMQLEVEKRGQQQQSQTFGNSAALEQKQFSAAVKEETAPADCSSTSQSVPVASHSLGQSVYTAGQNPVAKKAVVIKQEIPVAKAEPQNAISQFYVSPQRQPQTAVVAQPQALLTTQGTAQLLLPLSIQAPNAATAVQLPVGNIKLQAQSQAGVQTPSQIPAPISSSGLVQTAPQMHTPQSKQNTITQHALGQTQQIRKVFPPATSNAVFSYQTAPVSTPSQSFINKTSNSNIHPGGNQVPSVQNGPAAPNKPGSPSQAQPFIVQQPLFNNTVSKTKDPPRYEEAIKQTRNIQPSQREISSAHSQQMDDLFDILIKSGEISLPIKEEPSPISKMRPVTANITTMPVNTVISRPPPQIQMAPPPVSLEPTTSLSISLENQLEALLDGTLPSGNEIPQLTSSNEDRESFSLIEDLQNDLLNHSSILDHSHSPMETSDPQFTANNSCLSLDLPDTNLDNMEWLDITMPSSSSGLTPLSSAAPSVFSTDFLDPQDLQLHWD is encoded by the exons taCTTCAGCTGAGGCTGCAACAGAGACGGACACGAGAACAGCTGGTGGACCAGGGCATCATGCCAC CTTTGAAAAGCCCAGCTGCATTCCATGAGCAGATAAAGAGCCTGGAGCGAGCCAGG ACTGAGAATTTCTTGAAGCACAAGATCCGGAGCAGGCCGGACCGCTCGGAGCTGGTCAGAATGCACATCCTGGAAG AGACCTTTGCAGAGCCTTCTCTGCAGGCCACTCAGATGAAACTGAAGAGAGCTCGGTTGGCAGATGATCTGAATGAGAAGATTGCTCAGAGACCTGGCCCTATGGAACtggtagaaaaaaatattcttcctgtAGACTCCAGTGTTAAAGAAGCCATTATAG CAGTTGGACAAGAGAATTACCCTCAAGCTTTGGATGATTTCTCCTTTGATGAAGACAGCAGTGATGCTTTATCACCAGATCAACCAGCCAGCCAAGAATCACAGGGTTCAGCAGCTTCCCCTGGTGAGCCAAAACCAAGTGACTCACCCTCACCTATAACCCCAAATGCTGCTACATCAACACAG tATCCACCTTTAACCTCTCCAGTTCCTGAATTCCTCAAAACTCCCTCTACAATCGAACAGCACGTGACTCGTTCCACTGCTGCAACCACCTTGACCACAACCACTGTATCAGCAGCAAAGCCTGGGCCAACGTTAGTCAAG CAAAGCCACCCAAAGAACCCAAATGATAAACATCGGAGCAAGAAATGTAAAGAGCCTAAACCAAGGGTGAAAAAATTGAAGTACCATCAATATATTCCACCTGATCAGAAAGGTGAGAAAAATGAGCCACAGATGGACTCCAACTATGCTCGTCTGCTACAACAGCAGCAACTGTTTTTGCAGCTGCAGATCCTGAGCCAACAGCAACAACACTACAACTACCAGACAATTCTACCTGCACCGCTGAA GCCACTGAATGACAAACAGAGCAACAATGGGAATTCACCACTGAATACTTTGAACAACAGCACACCAACATCAGCTGCCAGCTCACCAAGACAGAACAGTAATGTTCCTAGCAGGAAGCCAGGTCCTCTACCTTCAAGCTTGGATGACTTGAAG gtaGCAGAGCTTAAAATGGAATTGAAACTGAGGGGATTACCAGTGTCTGGAACAAAAACAGATCTTATTGAGCGTCTGAAAACCTATCAAGATCTTAACAACAATGGGGTTGCTACAAGTACCTCTGTGACAGTGACCACTTCTAGTGGGGCCACAGGTAACACTGGGGAAGTGACTGTGGCATTTCCTGTTGCAACACTAAATAAACCAGGCACTAATACAGTGTCCACCTTCCCTCCAGAAAAAACATCtactgcagctggcagcaaagCAGTAAATAGTGAAAACATCAGCTCTCCCTTGCCTATATCCCCCTCTCCTTCCGAACAGTCGAGCCTAAGCACAGATGATACGAGTATGGCAGACACTTTCCCAGAAATGACCATGATGTCACCCTCCCAGTTCCTAAGTACTTCACCTCTGAGAGCAAGTACAAACGAGGATAATCAGAATCGCGGCAGTGGAAGCATCTCAACCATGGAGTTTGATGTAGCAGAAAAAGACCGCAAgcttcaagaaaaagaaaaacagattgaaGAGCTCAAAAGAAAACTGGAACAAGAGCAAAAACTTGTGGAAGTATTGAAAATGCAACTTGAGGTTGAAAAACGGGGACAACAGCAACAGTCTCAGACTTTTGGTAACTCAGCTGCTTTGGAACAGAAGCagttcagtgctgctgtcaaaGAGGAAACTGCTCCTGCTGACTGCTCAAGTACAAGTCAATCTGTACCTGTAGCCAGCCATTCCTTAGGGCAGTCAGTGTACACTGCTGGCCAGAATCCAGTTGCCAAAAAGGCGGTTGTTATCAAGCAGGAGATACCTGTGGCCAAAGCAGAACCTCAGAATGCCATTTCTCAGTTTTATGTTAGTCCACAGAGGCAGCCACAAACTGCAGTTGTTGCCCAGCCTCAAGCTTTATTAACTACCCAAGGAACTGCCCAGCTACTGCTCCCATTGTCTATCCAGGCACCGAATGCTGCTACTGCAGTGCAGTTACCAGTTGGAAATATCAAGTTGCAG GCTCAATCACAAGCTGGAGTACAGACCCCATCACAAATACCTGCTCCTATTTCTTCCTCTGGCCTGGTGCAGACAGCACCTCAGATGCATACTCcacaatcaaaacaaaacaccatcACGCAGCATGCACTTGGTCAGACCCAACAAATCAGAAAG GTTTTTCCACCTGCCACATcaaatgcagtattttcctATCAGACTGCACCAGTTTCAACACCTTCACAAtcttttattaataaaacatcAAATTCTAACATTCACCCTGGTGGTAATCAGGTCCCCTCTGTGCAGAATGGACCTGCTGCTCCCAACAAG CCTGGGTCCCCATCTCAAGCCCAGCCTTTCATTGTGCAGCAGCCCCTCTTCAACAACACAGTGTCCAAGACAAAAGATCCTCCTCGCTATGAAGAGGCCATAAAACAGACCCGCAATATCCAGCCATCCCAGCGTGAG ATTTCCAGTGCACACAGTCAGCAGATGGATGATCTTTTTGATATTCTCATCAAGAGTGGAG agaTTTCCCTTCCAATAAAAGAAGAACCATCTCCCATATCTAAAATGAGACCAGTAACAGCCAACATCACTACAATGCCAGTGAACACAGTGATATCCCGTCCACCCCCACAGATCCAAATGGCCCCTCCTCCTGTGTCCTTAGAACCAACAACCAGCTTGTCTATAAGTTTGGAAAACCAGCTTGAAGCCCTCTTGGATGGAACTTTACCATCAGGTAATGAAATTCCTCAACTGACAAGCAGTAATGAGGACAGAGAGTCATTTTCTTTAATTGAAGACCTCCAGAATGATCTGCTTAATCACTCCAGCATTTTGGATCACTCTCATTCACCCATGGAAACATCTGACCCACAGTTTACTGCTAATAATTCTTGTCTGTCTCTTGACCTTCCCGATACAAATTTGGACAATATGGAATGGCTGGACATCACAATGCCCAGCTCCTCATCTGGACTCACCCCTCTCAGTTCTGCTGCCCCGAGCGTGTTTTCCACTGACTTTCTAGATCCACAGGATCTACAGTTGCACTGGGATTAA